The proteins below are encoded in one region of Pseudophryne corroboree isolate aPseCor3 chromosome 8, aPseCor3.hap2, whole genome shotgun sequence:
- the LOC134947997 gene encoding P2Y purinoceptor 4-like gives MLNTSGNYTGCQPQTINPLIPIILSIIIFVGFMFNCISLWIFWFWVKQWNSTVVLQFNLAISDALITPAAPLIIVYLLTGHWTFGTFLCQCKVFLLSTHTYGSIYFLTLISVHRYFTVAVKRTAWTKKPFITKLCLAVWGCLLLQGFSFFFVVKTSEVHRVTKCLSFHQSEQEVLYFTWNVVVLFFSALIPFFITLICYSLLSRYILTVNPMNTLSKVMVSKSIQTIFISLILFVICYIPLHITRAMAATLKLFFPALCSLLDTVEVAYYVTWTLSQTNCLIDPILYCFASDRFRHTFTGWCSRGNSQRSSTDEAHSNQVESASLDHRRGPLPTVSTTEMEILVSHTVGEKSDCQWK, from the coding sequence ATGCTGAACACATCGGGGAATTACACCGGCTGTCAGCCTCAAACAATTAACCCCTTAATCCCCATCATTCTGAGCATCATCATCTTTGTTGGCTTCATGTTCAACTGTATCAGTCTATGGATATTCTGGTTTTGGGTAAAACAATGGAACTCAACAGTGGTTCTCCAGTTCAACTTGGCCATCTCTGATGCCCTCATCACTCCAGCAGCTCCACTGATCATTGTCTACTTATTGACCGGCCACTGGACCTTCGGGACATTCCTCTGCCAGTGTAAGGTCTTCCTGCTCAGCACTCACACGTATGGAAGTATCTACTTCCTCACATTAATCAGCGTCCATCGATATTTTACTGTTGCTGTTAAAAGAACTGCCTGGACTAAGAAGCCTTTCATCACCAAACTGTGCCTCGCTGTCTGGGGATGTCTTCTTCTACAAGGATTTTCCTTTTTCTTTGTTGTAAAAACTTCTGAAGTTCACAGAGTTACCAAGTGTCTCAGTTTTCATCAAAGTGAACAAGAAGTATTATATTTCACCTGGAATGTGGTCGTCCTCTTCTTCAGTGCCCTCATTCCTTTCTTCATAACACTGATCTGCTATAGTCTCCTGAGTCGCTATATTCTCACCGTGAATCCTATGAACACTCTCAGTAAAGTCATGGTGTCTAAATCCATACAGACCATATTCATCTCCTTAATCTTATTTGTAATCTGCTATATTCCTTTACATATTACTAGGGCGATGGCCGCCacactcaaattattttttccagcATTGTGCTCTTTATTGGACACAGTTGAGGTTGCCTATTATGTCACATGGACTTTATCACAAACAAATTGCTTAATTGATCCCATATTGTACTGTTTTGCCTCAGACAGATTTAGGCACACATTCACCGGCTGGTGCAGCCGTGGTAACAGTCAGAGATCCTCAACCGACGAAGCTCACAGTAACCAAGTAGAGTCAGCTTCATTAGACCATCGCCGTGGTCCTCTACCGACTGTGAGCACGACAGAGATGGAGATATTAGTGTCACATACAGTAGGTGAGAAAAGTGATTGTCAATGGAAATAA